A DNA window from Thiothrix subterranea contains the following coding sequences:
- a CDS encoding toll/interleukin-1 receptor domain-containing protein, whose translation MMSNDLESQLVDQPIKAFVSYSQKDEKYLTEFSAHMRPLLRLKQVVVWDDRAIDVGDEWEECIYRELDEADIVICLVSSDFIASDFCYEKELDRALDAHRKGQKVVVPVLLRSCFWKELPLSKLGWTPRQWITSHENRDEAWTEVVTKLRKIILDIKK comes from the coding sequence ATGATGTCTAATGATTTGGAATCCCAACTTGTAGATCAACCGATCAAGGCATTTGTGTCTTATTCCCAAAAAGATGAAAAATACTTGACCGAATTTAGTGCACATATGCGCCCACTGTTACGCTTAAAGCAAGTGGTCGTATGGGATGATCGAGCAATTGATGTCGGGGATGAATGGGAAGAGTGTATTTACCGAGAACTGGATGAAGCTGACATAGTGATTTGTTTGGTAAGTAGTGATTTTATTGCTTCTGATTTTTGTTATGAGAAAGAATTAGACAGAGCTTTAGATGCACATCGAAAGGGGCAGAAAGTGGTAGTGCCCGTACTACTCCGTTCTTGTTTTTGGAAAGAGTTGCCCCTATCAAAACTAGGATGGACTCCTCGGCAATGGATTACATCTCATGAAAATAGAGATGAAGCTTGGACAGAGGTAGTGACGAAACTTAGAAAAATAATTTTAGATATTAAAAAATAA
- a CDS encoding toll/interleukin-1 receptor domain-containing protein, protein MSDIAVKKLAEIIDAPVEFLLKQLQDSGIRVDGADAWITDAQKLKLLAHIRQGASVPGTDSPLKHSEAAVKSGIGQRGKRVSVEVRRKKVFVTSTDTLAEQARGNAQSTHATSGVSHAEELARQLSAERQAIQKLKHERDQIESRSMEHQLVEVVREVVEQKSASIVTSVVDYENNGKKAFISYARDGSHGENLAVEIQQQLQVAGFVVFRDVSGLKPGDVWYHKLESELETSDVMVLVVSEKVRTSKWVHNEVSMAEEIGIPVIPVLAEKVRYPLWLRHLQSLDFCGVVDWSLLLGAIVHHVDAKKRVLSSLTNSFLEEDDNDV, encoded by the coding sequence ATGTCAGATATAGCAGTTAAAAAACTTGCCGAGATAATCGATGCCCCCGTTGAGTTTTTGCTCAAGCAGTTACAGGATTCAGGTATTCGAGTTGATGGCGCAGATGCATGGATCACGGATGCACAGAAGTTAAAATTACTGGCTCACATCCGTCAGGGAGCATCGGTGCCGGGTACCGACAGCCCTCTGAAACATAGTGAAGCGGCTGTGAAATCAGGAATTGGTCAGCGTGGTAAAAGAGTGAGTGTTGAGGTTAGACGCAAAAAAGTTTTTGTTACAAGTACCGATACATTAGCTGAGCAAGCTAGAGGTAATGCCCAATCAACTCATGCAACGAGTGGGGTAAGCCATGCTGAAGAGCTTGCACGCCAGTTATCTGCGGAACGTCAGGCTATCCAGAAGTTAAAACATGAACGCGATCAGATCGAATCACGCAGTATGGAGCATCAGCTAGTCGAAGTGGTACGGGAGGTTGTTGAGCAAAAATCTGCGTCTATAGTAACTTCGGTTGTTGATTATGAAAATAACGGGAAGAAAGCTTTTATCAGTTATGCTCGTGATGGTAGTCACGGTGAGAATCTTGCTGTTGAAATCCAGCAGCAATTGCAGGTGGCTGGTTTCGTGGTATTCCGCGATGTAAGTGGTCTGAAACCCGGTGATGTGTGGTATCACAAGCTGGAATCTGAACTCGAAACTAGCGATGTGATGGTGTTGGTGGTTTCTGAGAAAGTACGCACGTCCAAGTGGGTACATAATGAAGTGAGCATGGCGGAAGAAATTGGTATTCCCGTGATTCCGGTGCTGGCGGAGAAAGTACGGTATCCGTTGTGGCTGCGGCATTTGCAGAGCTTGGATTTTTGCGGAGTGGTGGATTGGAGTTTGTTGTTGGGGGCGATTGTGCATCATGTTGATGCCAAAAAAAGGGTACTAAGTAGTCTTACTAACTCTTTTTTGGAAGAGGATGATAATGATGTCTAA
- a CDS encoding type II toxin-antitoxin system Phd/YefM family antitoxin, whose amino-acid sequence MQVNIHEAKTQLSHLIQCVLNGEEVIIARNNQPVVRLQALTKPPAKRKLGSLRGLVKHIAADFDAPLDDFQEYMV is encoded by the coding sequence ATGCAAGTCAACATCCACGAAGCCAAAACCCAACTTTCCCACCTCATACAATGCGTGCTGAACGGGGAAGAAGTCATCATTGCCCGCAACAACCAGCCCGTGGTACGCCTGCAAGCACTCACCAAACCACCTGCCAAACGCAAACTTGGTTCACTACGCGGCTTGGTCAAACATATCGCTGCTGATTTCGACGCGCCACTGGATGATTTTCAGGAATACATGGTATGA
- a CDS encoding type II toxin-antitoxin system VapC family toxin, whose amino-acid sequence MRALLDTHTLLWLVDSPDKLPAAVTAICEDENNALFISIASFWELSIKMSLGKIELEDNALARLQTWCDENTVQLLHIQVSHCQQVQTLPFHHRDPFDRLLIAQAMCEKLILLSADGHFTDYAVDVIWKH is encoded by the coding sequence ATGAGAGCATTATTGGATACGCATACCTTGTTATGGCTAGTCGATAGCCCTGACAAACTACCCGCCGCAGTCACAGCCATCTGCGAAGACGAAAACAATGCCCTATTCATCAGCATTGCCAGCTTTTGGGAACTGTCGATTAAAATGAGCTTAGGCAAAATTGAACTCGAAGATAACGCGCTGGCAAGGCTGCAAACCTGGTGTGACGAGAATACTGTACAATTACTACACATTCAGGTAAGCCATTGCCAGCAAGTGCAAACCTTACCATTCCATCATCGTGACCCGTTTGACCGTTTACTGATTGCGCAAGCCATGTGCGAGAAACTGATTCTGCTCAGCGCTGATGGACATTTCACTGATTATGCGGTTGATGTCATCTGGAAACATTAA
- a CDS encoding outer membrane protein: MKKFLVVNAGLAALMGSSMAEAGFSPYYAGAAIGASKNNGNEAQFCDECTGSQFTMHKKNTGGAKVHKVYAGANLNPVFGVEAEYANLGDTYAIDMYRPEFGIPGGRAEYAKARQKTRGIGISAKANRRITRKTSVYGKAGAFAWENKNSMDYTNLDGINERYKSTDRGVSPTVGLGVEHEVTDRISIRVGWDRTFDTGSSDRFLELDANKNVTDLHSVKTDTDMIYVGATFNF, encoded by the coding sequence ATGAAAAAGTTTCTTGTCGTCAATGCTGGTCTTGCCGCGCTCATGGGTTCAAGCATGGCAGAAGCAGGCTTTTCCCCCTATTACGCGGGGGCAGCCATCGGTGCATCCAAAAACAACGGCAATGAAGCCCAATTTTGTGATGAATGCACTGGCTCACAATTCACCATGCACAAGAAAAATACCGGCGGCGCCAAAGTCCATAAAGTCTACGCGGGTGCTAATTTAAACCCGGTGTTTGGTGTCGAAGCGGAATATGCCAATCTTGGTGACACCTACGCTATCGACATGTACCGCCCCGAATTCGGCATTCCCGGCGGACGCGCTGAATACGCCAAAGCCCGTCAAAAAACCCGTGGCATCGGTATCAGCGCCAAAGCCAATCGCCGCATTACCCGCAAGACCTCGGTCTACGGCAAAGCCGGTGCATTTGCTTGGGAAAATAAAAACAGCATGGATTACACCAACCTCGACGGCATTAATGAACGCTACAAAAGCACCGACCGAGGCGTTAGCCCAACGGTAGGGCTTGGCGTTGAACACGAAGTAACCGATCGCATCAGCATTCGTGTGGGTTGGGATCGCACTTTTGACACCGGCAGCAGCGACCGTTTCTTGGAGTTGGATGCAAATAAAAATGTCACTGACTTACACAGCGTTAAAACCGACACCGACATGATCTACGTCGGCGCAACCTTTAACTTTTAA
- the dnaQ gene encoding DNA polymerase III subunit epsilon, with protein sequence MSRQIILDTETTGLEPKEGHRIIEIGCVEMLNRRLTGNNFHVYLQPDREIDAGAIEVHGITNDFLADKPRFEAIMDDFLAYVRGAELIIHNAPFDIGFLNHELRLVNPAHQPITDDCSVTDTLRMARQLFPGQRASLDALCKRYEINNAHRTLHGALLDAEILADVYLAMTGGQVSLLLGAEDGNRDGQQGGAVIRRVTADVSRLRVISASEDELAAHAERIAAITKAGGKCLFAPPSV encoded by the coding sequence ATGAGTCGCCAAATTATTCTGGATACCGAAACCACCGGCCTCGAACCGAAAGAGGGGCACCGCATTATCGAAATCGGTTGCGTGGAAATGCTCAACCGGCGCTTGACGGGGAATAATTTCCACGTTTATTTGCAACCGGATCGCGAAATTGACGCGGGGGCGATTGAAGTTCACGGCATCACCAATGATTTTTTGGCAGATAAGCCGCGTTTTGAAGCGATTATGGATGATTTTCTCGCGTATGTGCGTGGGGCTGAGCTAATTATCCACAATGCGCCGTTTGATATTGGTTTCCTTAATCACGAATTGCGCTTGGTGAACCCGGCGCATCAGCCGATTACGGATGATTGCAGCGTGACTGATACGTTGCGGATGGCACGGCAATTGTTCCCCGGTCAACGCGCCAGTTTGGATGCGTTGTGCAAGCGTTACGAAATCAATAATGCTCACCGCACGTTGCATGGCGCGTTGCTGGATGCGGAGATTTTGGCGGACGTCTACCTAGCAATGACGGGCGGGCAAGTCAGCTTGTTGCTGGGGGCGGAAGATGGCAATCGTGACGGACAACAAGGTGGAGCAGTCATTCGGCGCGTGACGGCAGACGTGAGTCGCTTGCGGGTAATTTCGGCAAGTGAAGATGAATTGGCGGCACATGCGGAACGTATTGCCGCTATCACGAAGGCTGGGGGCAAGTGTTTATTTGCCCCGCCGTCGGTTTAA
- the rnhA gene encoding ribonuclease HI, translating into MSNNAVEIFTDGACRGNPGPGGWGALLRYNGVERELYGYQPVSTNNQMELMAAIQALETLKRPCEVVLTTDSQYVRQGITEWLAGWKRKGWKTAAGKPVKNQELWQRLDTASAQHKIDWRWVKGHSGHAENERVDQLANQAIDEKKL; encoded by the coding sequence ATGTCAAATAATGCCGTTGAAATTTTCACCGATGGGGCGTGCCGTGGCAATCCGGGGCCGGGTGGCTGGGGTGCTTTGCTACGCTATAATGGTGTAGAGCGCGAACTCTACGGCTATCAGCCTGTTAGCACGAATAATCAAATGGAACTGATGGCTGCCATCCAAGCCTTGGAAACCCTGAAGCGCCCGTGCGAAGTGGTATTGACCACCGATTCCCAATACGTCCGCCAAGGCATTACCGAATGGTTAGCCGGTTGGAAACGTAAAGGCTGGAAAACAGCAGCGGGCAAGCCGGTCAAAAATCAAGAGTTGTGGCAACGTCTGGATACCGCTTCCGCTCAACACAAGATTGATTGGCGCTGGGTGAAAGGCCATAGCGGACACGCCGAAAACGAACGGGTAGATCAATTGGCTAATCAAGCCATCGACGAGAAGAAACTATGA
- a CDS encoding class I SAM-dependent methyltransferase has translation MNKEKSLNVTSTTSLPPAGVKLCRDWYATSAGQATLARVQSIVSRMSADIFGYYALETGVLAGQHSFLQESRVASQFSLGILPGEQASIVGTPEQLPFALNNLDLVVASHALDCTRSPHQVLREIERVLVPEGHCILIGFNPMSFKGLAQLRYWHNPKARPCQFYSTFRVREWLSVLGFEVCETASAGFCPVFGGDYLFKRARWLDHLGSQYRLMTGNVYILHVQKKVSNMTPLLPSRKVKPLLRPGMIVNPGAGRASRKEPKDVK, from the coding sequence GTGAACAAGGAAAAATCGCTGAACGTCACCTCTACCACTTCATTGCCGCCCGCCGGAGTCAAACTGTGTCGGGATTGGTACGCTACGTCGGCAGGGCAGGCAACCTTGGCGCGGGTGCAAAGCATTGTCAGTCGGATGAGTGCGGACATTTTCGGCTATTACGCCTTAGAAACGGGCGTGTTGGCAGGTCAGCATTCGTTTTTGCAAGAATCACGGGTGGCAAGCCAGTTTTCCTTAGGCATATTGCCCGGTGAACAAGCCAGTATTGTCGGTACGCCTGAACAATTGCCGTTTGCTTTGAACAATCTGGATTTGGTCGTCGCCAGCCACGCTTTGGATTGTACCCGCAGCCCGCACCAAGTATTACGTGAAATTGAGCGGGTGTTAGTGCCGGAAGGCCATTGCATCTTGATTGGGTTTAACCCGATGAGTTTCAAGGGTTTGGCGCAACTGCGTTACTGGCATAACCCTAAAGCGCGGCCTTGCCAGTTTTATTCCACGTTTCGGGTGCGTGAATGGTTGAGCGTATTAGGGTTTGAGGTGTGTGAAACCGCATCGGCGGGATTTTGTCCGGTATTCGGTGGCGATTACCTGTTCAAACGGGCGCGTTGGTTAGACCATTTGGGCAGTCAGTACCGCTTAATGACGGGTAATGTGTATATTCTTCATGTGCAGAAAAAAGTATCCAATATGACACCGTTATTGCCGTCGCGTAAGGTCAAACCGTTGTTGCGTCCGGGGATGATTGTGAATCCGGGGGCAGGGCGTGCGTCCCGTAAAGAGCCAAAAGATGTCAAATAA
- a CDS encoding transglycosylase SLT domain-containing protein: protein MAASILALFTGTGCSNTLGKAEHASQQPTLRKAALHTPNLADAQPQKPTLDEDFDTWERVFRGFQLSDQYSKHPQVQRFVNYYGRNPTQLNLLSERASVFLHMIVHEVERRGMPNELALLPFVESAFDADVFSHAGAAGLWQFIPDTGRRYGLQQAKSYDARMDPFAATGAALTYLQKLNNDFNGDWLLALAAYNCGENRVQREIDRNRAKGLPTTFWHLSLPKETREYVPRLLAFKELIGNAPRYGITLPETPNQARLAQLHIDKPVDLRQAALQAGLEADTLLNLNPCFRSGVTTPQYSNRIVLPRQYAQQLMTVIDALPAASHPVYASAPTSGYNKLATTRIGKKSSKIAKAKTKASAKVHTVKRGDTLQSIAQRHGTSVQTLMKRNSKRSSKLKVGERLEVIATIEGATSHS, encoded by the coding sequence ATGGCAGCGTCTATCCTAGCACTGTTTACCGGCACCGGCTGCTCCAACACCCTAGGCAAAGCGGAACACGCCAGCCAACAACCGACGCTACGCAAAGCCGCTTTACACACGCCCAATCTTGCTGATGCGCAACCACAAAAGCCGACCTTGGATGAAGATTTCGATACGTGGGAACGGGTATTTCGGGGTTTCCAACTCAGCGATCAATACAGCAAACACCCGCAGGTACAACGCTTTGTTAATTATTACGGGCGAAATCCGACACAATTAAATCTACTCTCCGAACGTGCCAGCGTGTTCCTGCACATGATTGTGCACGAAGTGGAACGCCGTGGAATGCCCAACGAATTGGCATTGCTGCCTTTTGTGGAAAGCGCTTTCGACGCGGACGTGTTTTCTCATGCCGGTGCAGCGGGGCTGTGGCAATTTATCCCCGATACCGGGCGACGTTACGGCTTACAGCAAGCGAAATCCTACGATGCCCGTATGGATCCGTTTGCCGCCACCGGCGCGGCGCTCACATATTTGCAAAAACTCAACAACGATTTCAACGGTGATTGGTTATTGGCACTCGCCGCTTACAATTGCGGTGAAAACCGGGTGCAACGTGAAATTGACCGCAACCGCGCCAAAGGCTTGCCCACCACGTTTTGGCATTTGTCATTACCCAAAGAAACCCGTGAATACGTGCCGCGTTTGCTGGCCTTCAAAGAGTTGATTGGCAATGCGCCGCGTTACGGCATTACGCTGCCAGAAACGCCGAATCAAGCCCGTTTAGCACAATTGCACATCGACAAGCCGGTGGATTTACGCCAAGCCGCCTTACAAGCCGGTTTGGAAGCTGACACCTTATTGAATTTAAACCCGTGTTTCCGCAGCGGCGTGACGACCCCGCAATATTCCAACCGCATCGTGCTGCCGCGCCAATACGCCCAACAACTGATGACCGTGATTGATGCTTTGCCTGCTGCCAGTCACCCGGTGTATGCCAGCGCCCCGACCAGCGGTTACAACAAATTGGCGACCACGCGCATTGGCAAAAAATCCAGTAAAATTGCCAAAGCCAAAACGAAAGCCAGCGCCAAAGTGCATACCGTGAAACGGGGTGATACTTTGCAATCCATCGCCCAACGCCACGGCACTTCGGTACAAACCTTGATGAAACGTAACAGCAAACGCAGCTCCAAATTAAAAGTGGGTGAACGTTTGGAGGTGATTGCAACGATCGAAGGAGCGACTAGCCACTCATGA
- a CDS encoding FHA domain-containing protein yields the protein MSELIVMFDKQILKRLPVKKTSITFGRHGKSDIALPDRTISNNHARITVVRDDCFLEDLQSTNGTYVNQQQIDRHLLTDGDIIGLGKYQVVFRTDQGLAVQLKRLSIHPKLMDSSYTAWLQVLNGSKSGYIIPLKAERLVLGNQTTGQIVIECSPQGQYITRETGTMNNHRTRTLVAGDTLRVEETSLQFCLKDHNASNLTAPS from the coding sequence ATGAGCGAACTAATTGTCATGTTTGATAAACAAATTCTCAAACGCCTTCCGGTAAAAAAAACCAGCATTACGTTTGGGCGGCATGGCAAATCCGACATTGCGCTACCCGACCGCACCATCAGCAATAACCACGCGAGAATTACTGTGGTGCGCGATGATTGCTTTTTGGAAGATTTGCAAAGCACCAACGGCACTTACGTCAACCAACAACAGATTGACCGCCATTTGCTGACGGATGGCGACATCATTGGTTTGGGGAAATACCAAGTGGTGTTCCGTACTGATCAGGGTTTAGCGGTGCAACTCAAACGCCTCAGCATCCACCCCAAACTGATGGATTCAAGTTACACGGCATGGCTACAAGTGCTAAATGGCAGCAAATCCGGGTACATTATTCCCTTAAAAGCCGAACGTTTGGTACTGGGCAATCAAACGACGGGGCAAATCGTCATTGAGTGCTCTCCCCAAGGGCAGTATATTACGCGGGAAACGGGGACGATGAATAACCACCGTACCCGCACGTTGGTCGCTGGCGATACCCTGCGGGTAGAAGAAACCAGCCTCCAGTTTTGCCTGAAGGATCATAATGCCAGCAACCTCACCGCCCCCAGCTAA
- a CDS encoding 5-formyltetrahydrofolate cyclo-ligase: protein MPATSPPPANPGLRRTMQRQRAALPQALQAQLSQQAVQHLTKQRAFRNARHIALYLPVRGEADPRNVRQHALPQQRFYLPVLSPFKDGRLWFVRWDANTRFRLNRFRIPEPYPRYRDRRPAAWLDLVITPLVAFDHTGTRMGMGGGFYDRTFGFKRTRSTSKRPHLCGFAYSFQQINYLMRQSWDIPLDMVSSEQSFFHFGTGIY from the coding sequence ATGCCAGCAACCTCACCGCCCCCAGCTAACCCCGGCTTACGCCGTACTATGCAACGCCAACGGGCAGCGCTGCCCCAAGCATTGCAAGCGCAACTCTCCCAACAAGCTGTCCAGCATCTGACCAAACAACGCGCATTTCGCAATGCACGGCACATAGCACTGTATTTACCGGTGAGAGGCGAAGCTGACCCGCGCAACGTGCGCCAACACGCCTTGCCACAGCAACGTTTTTATTTGCCGGTGCTATCGCCTTTTAAAGATGGGCGCTTGTGGTTTGTACGCTGGGATGCCAATACCCGTTTCCGCCTGAATCGCTTTCGCATCCCTGAACCTTACCCGCGTTACCGTGACCGTCGCCCCGCCGCTTGGTTGGATTTGGTTATTACCCCGCTGGTCGCTTTCGATCACACCGGTACACGCATGGGCATGGGTGGCGGTTTTTACGATCGAACCTTTGGCTTCAAACGCACCCGGTCTACCAGCAAACGCCCACATCTCTGCGGCTTTGCTTATAGCTTTCAACAAATCAATTATTTAATGCGCCAATCGTGGGATATACCGTTGGATATGGTCAGCTCGGAGCAGAGTTTTTTTCATTTCGGCACTGGCATATATTAG
- a CDS encoding 23S rRNA (adenine(2030)-N(6))-methyltransferase RlmJ, with product MLSYRHAFHAGNHADVLKHLVLVLTLEYYLRKDKPFWYIDTHAGSGLYQLRSAAAQKTREFAQGIQILWEAPNVPDELQSYLQQIRSLNASTTLNHYPGSPWLAANLLRNADQLRLFELHPSDFSALNQNLGDDKRVHLSKQDGLKGLLGLLPPITRRAVTLIDPSYELKTDYNDVISTLSKAYQRFATGTYLLWYPVIERQRVKQMAATLQQTGIAGILQLEYCPLADSIGMGMTGSGLFVINPPWLLAGQMQSLLPWLNQQMAQGNGHFTVAYITPEKNTGSKG from the coding sequence TTGCTAAGCTACCGACACGCTTTCCACGCAGGCAACCACGCGGATGTCCTCAAACACTTGGTACTGGTATTAACGCTGGAATACTACTTACGCAAAGACAAACCCTTCTGGTACATCGATACCCATGCAGGCAGCGGCTTATACCAACTCCGCAGTGCAGCAGCTCAAAAAACCCGCGAATTTGCCCAAGGCATCCAGATCCTGTGGGAAGCACCTAATGTGCCAGACGAACTGCAAAGTTATCTGCAACAAATCCGTTCACTCAATGCCAGCACAACGCTGAATCATTACCCCGGTTCACCGTGGTTAGCTGCTAACTTACTGCGCAACGCTGACCAATTACGCTTATTTGAATTGCACCCCAGCGATTTCAGCGCACTGAACCAAAATTTAGGCGACGACAAGCGCGTTCACCTTAGCAAACAAGATGGCTTGAAAGGTCTGCTCGGCTTATTGCCCCCAATCACGCGCCGTGCTGTCACACTCATCGACCCGTCTTACGAACTCAAAACCGACTATAACGACGTGATCAGCACCCTTAGCAAAGCCTACCAACGCTTTGCGACCGGCACTTACTTGCTGTGGTATCCCGTGATCGAACGCCAGCGCGTCAAACAAATGGCAGCGACTTTGCAACAAACGGGGATTGCAGGCATTTTGCAACTCGAATATTGCCCCTTAGCCGATAGCATTGGAATGGGCATGACTGGCAGCGGCTTATTCGTCATCAACCCACCGTGGTTACTCGCCGGACAAATGCAAAGCTTGCTACCTTGGCTTAACCAGCAGATGGCACAGGGCAACGGACACTTCACCGTCGCTTACATCACCCCCGAAAAAAACACCGGAAGCAAAGGATAA
- a CDS encoding EVE domain-containing protein → MQYWLMKSEPDVFGIDDLQKVGIEPWDGVRNYQARNMLRDQMQIGDQVFFYHSNCDVPGIVGIAKIATQGYPDDTAFNPEAKYFDPKSDPQNPRWYRVDVQFVRKLTRTISLYEMREHAALQDMPLVRKGCRLSIMPVSATEWQTILDLE, encoded by the coding sequence ATGCAATACTGGCTGATGAAATCAGAACCCGATGTATTCGGTATTGATGACTTACAGAAAGTAGGCATCGAGCCGTGGGATGGCGTGCGCAATTACCAAGCTCGCAATATGCTGCGCGACCAAATGCAAATCGGTGATCAGGTATTTTTCTACCATTCCAATTGTGACGTTCCCGGCATCGTCGGTATTGCCAAGATCGCCACTCAGGGCTACCCCGATGACACGGCTTTTAACCCGGAAGCAAAATACTTCGACCCCAAAAGTGACCCACAAAACCCACGCTGGTATCGGGTTGATGTGCAATTCGTGCGCAAACTAACCCGAACCATCAGCTTATACGAAATGCGGGAACACGCCGCTTTGCAAGACATGCCGCTAGTGCGTAAAGGCTGCCGCCTATCAATCATGCCGGTAAGCGCAACCGAATGGCAAACCATCCTCGACTTGGAATAA
- the mtaB gene encoding tRNA (N(6)-L-threonylcarbamoyladenosine(37)-C(2))-methylthiotransferase MtaB, with protein MKVHLKALGCRLNEAELEQWSQQFRAEGHEIVPNAPDADVLVLNTCAVTHEASGKSRRLMHRLYRENPAAKLVVSGCYASLQADEVAQTLGVDLVVPNTEKDQLPQTVMQHFALPVMPAIASEPGESPLFLRGRHRAFIKIQDGCRYRCTFCIVTVARGDERSRTEADIILEINTLHQQGIQEVVLAGVHVGGYGSDTGTSLYALVQAILRETDMLRIRFASVEPWDLPDDFFALFTNPRLMPHMHLPLQSGADTVLRRMARRCKTAEFAQLVAEARRSVPGFNVTTDIIVGFPGETAEEWEQTLAYVESVGFGHLHIFTYSIRTGTKAAGLPNQVAEPLKKARSQTLHMLGERLKQQWLTQQVGHTVPVLWEYGRAGDAGQQIYTGYTPNYSKVTVAVANHEILENTIKPTMLTGVLEAGVLEGRV; from the coding sequence ATGAAAGTCCATCTGAAAGCGTTGGGATGCCGTCTGAATGAGGCGGAATTGGAACAATGGTCGCAGCAATTCCGTGCAGAGGGGCATGAAATTGTTCCCAACGCGCCCGATGCTGACGTATTAGTGTTGAATACTTGTGCGGTAACGCATGAGGCATCGGGTAAATCACGTCGCCTCATGCACCGCCTTTACCGCGAAAACCCTGCTGCCAAACTGGTGGTCAGCGGTTGTTACGCCAGCCTGCAAGCGGATGAAGTCGCTCAAACGTTGGGTGTCGATTTAGTCGTACCCAATACCGAAAAAGACCAACTTCCCCAAACGGTGATGCAACATTTTGCCTTGCCGGTGATGCCCGCGATTGCGAGTGAGCCTGGGGAGTCGCCGTTGTTTTTGCGTGGTCGCCACCGTGCGTTTATCAAGATTCAGGATGGCTGCCGCTACCGTTGCACGTTTTGCATTGTGACGGTGGCGCGTGGTGACGAACGCAGCCGTACTGAAGCCGACATTATTTTAGAAATCAATACATTGCATCAGCAAGGCATTCAGGAAGTCGTATTGGCTGGGGTGCATGTTGGGGGCTATGGCAGCGATACGGGCACCTCATTGTATGCGCTAGTGCAAGCCATTTTGCGTGAAACCGATATGCTGCGTATTCGCTTTGCTTCGGTCGAGCCGTGGGATTTGCCGGATGATTTTTTCGCACTTTTTACCAATCCACGCTTAATGCCGCACATGCATTTGCCCTTGCAAAGTGGCGCAGATACCGTGTTGCGGCGCATGGCACGGCGTTGCAAGACCGCCGAGTTTGCGCAATTGGTGGCTGAGGCGCGGCGTAGTGTGCCGGGTTTCAACGTGACCACCGATATTATCGTTGGATTTCCGGGGGAAACCGCTGAGGAATGGGAGCAAACGCTGGCGTATGTGGAGTCGGTGGGCTTTGGACACCTGCATATTTTCACCTATTCGATCCGCACGGGAACCAAAGCAGCGGGTTTGCCAAACCAAGTGGCTGAACCACTGAAGAAAGCCCGTAGCCAAACTTTGCACATGCTAGGCGAACGTTTAAAGCAACAGTGGCTGACGCAACAAGTGGGTCATACAGTGCCGGTATTGTGGGAATACGGTCGCGCTGGCGACGCCGGACAGCAGATTTACACCGGCTATACCCCTAATTACAGCAAAGTGACCGTCGCGGTAGCAAACCATGAGATACTCGAAAATACCATTAAGCCGACAATGCTGACCGGTGTGCTTGAAGCGGGTGTTCTTGAAGGGAGGGTGTGA